One genomic region from Salipiger sp. CCB-MM3 encodes:
- a CDS encoding efflux RND transporter periplasmic adaptor subunit produces the protein MIPLRLASAALLALVCAGPAAAQSAQGQSQPMQVGVLEMTLQDVPQTLDLPGRAVAFEQVDVRPRVDGVITKILYTPGTPLKVGDPLFQLDDAAYAATAASDAADLAEAQANLPVKQAAYDRAVKLKDKGYTQAEIESAQSELASAKAALDAAQAALDYAQTQLSWTTVQSPIEGFADVAEVSVGDLVTSGQSDAMTTVTRLDPIYVDMLQPSSRLLEVRSRIENGTLTPNAALDAKLRLEDGQVYTGSGSFVSPSTTVSTTTGTVSVRFKFENPDNKILPGMFLRGTVELGTSKAFLVPQRAAQRASNGDLTAFVVGDESTAQQVTLTTTGSYQNSWIVTDGLDEGQQLILDGQKTMAAGTAVEPVPSQLDENGLVQPLQTAANESE, from the coding sequence ATGATCCCCCTCCGCCTCGCCTCTGCCGCCCTGCTCGCGCTTGTCTGCGCGGGGCCGGCTGCCGCGCAATCGGCGCAGGGCCAGTCCCAGCCGATGCAGGTGGGTGTGCTTGAGATGACGCTGCAGGATGTTCCGCAGACGCTTGACCTTCCCGGACGCGCGGTGGCCTTCGAGCAGGTGGACGTCCGCCCGCGGGTCGATGGGGTGATCACAAAGATCCTCTACACCCCCGGCACCCCGCTGAAGGTGGGCGATCCGCTGTTCCAGCTTGATGATGCCGCATATGCCGCCACCGCTGCCTCTGACGCTGCCGATCTGGCCGAGGCGCAGGCCAATCTGCCGGTGAAACAGGCCGCCTACGACCGCGCGGTAAAGCTCAAGGACAAGGGCTATACCCAAGCCGAGATCGAAAGCGCGCAGTCCGAGCTTGCCTCTGCCAAAGCCGCGCTCGATGCCGCGCAGGCGGCGCTCGATTATGCCCAGACCCAACTGTCGTGGACCACGGTGCAAAGCCCGATCGAAGGCTTTGCCGATGTGGCCGAGGTCTCGGTGGGCGATCTGGTGACCTCGGGCCAGTCGGACGCGATGACCACGGTCACGCGGCTTGATCCGATCTATGTGGACATGCTGCAGCCCTCCTCGCGGCTTTTGGAGGTCCGCAGCCGGATCGAGAACGGCACGCTCACCCCCAATGCCGCGCTCGACGCCAAGCTGAGGCTGGAAGACGGGCAGGTCTACACCGGCTCGGGCAGCTTCGTGTCGCCCAGCACCACCGTCTCGACCACCACCGGCACCGTCAGCGTGCGCTTCAAGTTCGAGAACCCCGACAACAAGATCCTGCCCGGCATGTTCCTGCGCGGCACGGTCGAGCTTGGCACCTCCAAAGCCTTCCTCGTGCCGCAGCGCGCCGCGCAGCGCGCCAGCAATGGCGATCTCACCGCCTTCGTGGTCGGGGACGAAAGCACCGCCCAGCAGGTCACTCTGACCACCACGGGCAGCTATCAGAACAGCTGGATCGTCACCGATGGCCTCGACGAGGGCCAGCAGCTGATCCTCGACGGGCAGAAGACCATGGCCGCGGGCACCGCCGTCGAACCGGTGCCGTCGCAGCTTGATGAGAACGGGCTGGTGCAGCCGCTGCAGACCGCGGCCAACGAGAGCGAATAG